A stretch of DNA from Excalfactoria chinensis isolate bCotChi1 chromosome 19, bCotChi1.hap2, whole genome shotgun sequence:
AGAGGATGGGAAATCAACACTGGGCAGTCTGACCTGTGGGAACTGCACTTAACCTGTACAGTGCCATTACAAGTGCAGACAGCACATTCACAACAGGGGAAAATACGCTGCAGGTATTTCAGCTGTGAAAAGCTCTTTGCAAACCACACATTGTACATCACCAACCTTGTCCTCCATATTGAAGCAAGGCTTCACATGCTCATTGTAGAACTGCACCGGTGTCATAGGACCAAATTTGTGGTAGTTCTTCTCCTTATCCCGGAACTCCCAGCAGAAGGTCTCTGGGGGGTTGCCCAGGCAGGTACTCACTATTCTGAACACCTGCGGGGAGAGACAAGCATCTGTGAACACGCAGAAACATGTAGGTGAgcccctcccagcacagcaatgcCACCGAGGGATTTCTCCATGTGAAAACCAACTGGAAAAATAGAACCAGTTTTATAGACCAGTTGTTGCAGCAGTTTGAGAATCTGAATCAATCCACATGGAACCAACAAACAGGATGCGAGCCCCAGGTTATCTTAGGAATGCAGCAGGCAAATCAGAAGCCAGCACAGCGCCCAGTCTCATTCTAATATCACTAAGTCATTGCGAAGCTTCTCTGCCAAGAAATCTTTGcagtgcaggagagctgcttcTAGATCAGCTTAAACACTCCGTATTACCTGCTGTCAAGTGATCTGCCACGTGCAGAGAGAAACCAGATcttcaacacacacacaaagcaatcTATCCCCATTCTCATCACTTTTCCATTTGGATTCCAGCAACAGGCTTTTGTCTCTTTCCAAAATCCTAGAATAactttctcattcattttaataCACTTAATGCCTCCATTTAGGGCTAAGCTGACAGGTTACACAGCTTGACTGGAGCTCCCCATCCCCTGGCTGCAGCTGACAGCTTTCTATTGCCTTTCTTTTACCACAAGAAGGTGGAGATTTCAAGTTGTCAGCCTCCCTATAAACCAGGCTACGAAACAGTTCTTTCTCACAGGGCTTGTAAGACATGCTGACTCGTAGGCATCACAGATGGCTGTCTCTGGGTGTATTTAACAGGACTTACCACAGATAACAAGGGGGCATCCAATCATTTTTAGACAGACTTAAATGTTTTACTGCAGCCAGAACTAGCTCACTTCACCACTGCTCAGCCATGTCTTCGCACAAGTCTTTTCCTTGCAAAGAACCAACAGTGTTTAAGATAAGGGGCATCAAATCCAAACTGCACTTGGATCCaatggctttgttttgtggCAGCTTCCCTGGGCTGTCTGTCTTCACATTCTACCCTCACCAGCTTTCACAGAACTGGAGACTTTCCCAGAGCCAACTACTTCCTTCTGGATTgggcttttttgcttttccttataaatgcattaaatgtaCACTGACTACATGCCTGTGTACTGcaagctgttttctgtgtgaagCTACATGCAATCTCAGTTTTGAACAGGATTTGTGCCCCTTTTTAGTTCTGCATTCTGAAGATGCATACAGAAAAAAGGCCCAGAGAGAACCAGAGGGCTTTCTACGTTTAAAACACTTCGCGTTGAGGGCAAAGTGTGTGCAAATCCCCAGCTAAGCTGCATCCGCTATTTGGCTGTGTATAAGATGCAAATAAAGGCGTTCTTGCTCCAAGCACTTCAAGGAAACCAAGTGAACAGATGAATTACGGGTTGAAATAAGGGTGTGGGCTTATGTTTTTACTGGAGGaactcatttatttctgaatagaTACGTTAAGGAGCAAATGTGAATCCCTAAACaactataaatatttcttttcgCACACCCTGCACAAAAGGTGGCGTTGGCTGTGGATACACCCCCGTGACCTCAGATAACCCCAAGTGGTAAAGATGAGGTCACAAAAGCAAATCAAGAGAAATTCCTACGAGGAGAGCAAAAAGCAGGagaggcagaggaaggaaagtGATGGAGACAGAAGTCTCAAATGAACGTTGGCAGCCATGCCTGGAAACAGCCTCCCTCAGTTGTTTTTTCCACCACACCCTCTACAGGCCAACCCTCAGTATCTCAAAGGCTTCCTCTACCAATACCCACAGGAGGCTTATTTAAATTGAAAGGTGACTAGTATGATTCTGGCAACAAGGAGAACCGAGATAAGGCAGAGATGTATTGAGACGtgctaaaaaaaaccccaaacaaataCCAGAGTGAGCAAGGGAAGGACGCTGCTGATAACAAAGAGTCTACAGAGGcaaactgcaaaggaagaaaaagtcaaTCACGTGCACCGCGCTGATCTCAACTTCTGGcctgctgtgctccagtttgATAAGGAGAGTGTTTGTACAGATCTGGAGTGAATATTTAATCCTACATCCCAGTATAACTGCCCTGATTCAGCTCATGCCACCTTCCAGAAGTGAGCTAAGATTTAACATCCAAATAAAGCTTCGCAGAGCAAAGACAAGTTCTGTTTTGTCACAtacaaaaatacacagcagCTTCCACGCATGTAAACATGGAACCAGTTGTCTCCTACTTCTCAAGCTGTGTGTTCTTAAAATACACACCGGTGCAGTTGCACATTCCAGCTACAACATCACTGAAAGCAAATCCACTTGAGTTGTGAAATACTACCGCTACTGCCAGAGGAAGTGTTGTGTTAACTACAGATAAATAAACATAACCTCATTACAGAACAAATTATAATCAGTTAATGAGCCTCTGCCAGTTCCAGGATCCTTATCAGAGGTCCTCAACAAATGAGGAGAACAGGGCAGCCCTGGGAAGCTCCATCACCTGCTGTATAGTTTGTGAGACATCTAAGGACAGATATTGATGtttgagaaacaaaaggaagcttcatttttatttaatgtgtgtgttttgttaaATACATCAACGCTCTGAACACTTTAATTTtggctatttaaaaaaatcaagtggAAGGACTGAAGAGTAAGAAAAATGACCGTGCCACTGTCACGTTCAGTGTGAGCAGATATAGAGCCAGGGTGCTCATGGGTGACATACAAACACCAGCACCACAGACTCATCAATTCATTTAAGGTAATTAACACAGCcaaaagcagaagctgtggTTCCTCCCTCTGTCACCCTCCAGCAGAGATCACAGCTGTGTTTAGCCCTGTTTAGCTCACGTCTCTTTCACAATGCAGAGAAGTTCCTGTTGTTGTTCTTTCCTGCTCTCTTGTGGGGGATTTCTGCAACAACATGTGTGCTGTAGGGTTCTCAGCTCACAACTGTCTGAATGCAAACTTCAACTCATCTCTTTGCTACCACTTATAAAAGCCTGGTAGGGCATTGCTTTGGTCACCATTAATACATAAAATGCAGagattttttgttgtgtgacatttgatttttcacagaaacacagacatcTTCCTGAACTAAGTTTCAGTCTACTATACATTCATAGTATTAGTCTGGATATATAAAAAACAGTAAGTAGCAAGCAAGTATACCAGAAATAAATACCTTTTATCTCTGCCTATCTACATccacgggtgctgagagagctggcggagttcattgctgagccactctctgtaatctttcagaGATCCTGGAAAAttggggaggtgcctgaagactggaggacagcCAGTGTCGCTCTGGTCTTCAGAAAGGGCAAGAGGGAGGACCCAGGTAATTgtaggccagtcagcctcacctctgtcccagggaaagtgatggaacagcttgtgctggatgccatatccaggcaactgggagaaaaggaggttatcaggagtactcagcatgggttcaccaaggggaggtcgtgctcgaccaacctggtggccttttatgaagatgtcactcgcTGGGcggacggggggagagcggtagatgtagtctaccttgatttcagtaaagcttttgatacggtcccccatgacatccttataacaaagctgaggaagtatgggatagatgagtggacggtgaagtgggtcaagaattggctgactggcagagcgcagagggttgtcgttggcggtgcggtgtctggctggaggcctgtgactagcggcgtcccccaggggtctgtgctgggtccggtcttgttcaacatcttcatcaacaaccttgatgaggggatagtgaccaccctcagcaagtttgctgatgatacgaagttgggaggattggctgacacgcctgaaggctgtgcggccattcagagagacctggacaggcagTAAaaaaccggatgaggtttaacaaaagcaagtgtagagtcttgcatctaggtagaaataattgcatgcaccagtacaggctgggggaagacctgctggagaggagctctgctgagagggacctgggtgtcctggtggatgacaggttggccatgagccagcagtgtgcccttgtagccaaaaaggccaatggcattctggggtgcattaaaaagaacgtagccagcaggtcaagggaggtgatcctccccctctactctgccctggtgaggcctcatctggaatattgtgtccagttctgggctccccagtacaaaaaagacagggatctcttggaaagagtccagcggagggccacaaagatggtgaagggcctggagcatctcccctatgaggagagacttagggaactgggtctgtttagccttgagaaaagaaggctgagaggggacttgatccaggtttataaatacctgaggtgtgggagccatagtggcgaggctggtctcttttcagtagtgcgtggggacaggactaggggaaatgggctgaaacttcagcataggaagttctgcacgaatgtgcacaaaaacttctttacagtgagggtgacggagcactggaacaggctgcacagggaggtggtggagtctccttctctggagatattcaatacctgcctggacgcctacctgtgcaacgtggtgtagggagcctgctttggcaggggggttggactcaatgatctctagaggccccttccaacccctacagtttTGTGATTCTAACCTTCAGGTGTTCTGTTATACAAAACACACCTAGTTGGGCAAATAAAGgtacttgttttgctttgtcctGGTATCTACAGATCAATTTGAGCAAGAAGCCTCCATCCACTCTGGTTTCCCCATTCATCACACTGTGTTTACCTCTTCTATCATAGTATCCATCGCAGCACAAAGTTCTTCCTTATTTGTTCCAGTTGCCACCATGTTTCTCAGCCGCAAACAGTACTCTCTCATCTGTTTAAGGAGAaggtcattttattttaaggttACGAAAGGTGCTGCCAAATCAGCCTTCAGGACTCCCTATCTGGTTGTTACAGGCACCCATTTTGCCCTTcacaacattttcaaaactaaacCAATCCACTTCAGAAGGTCCCGTTAGGTATTGATTCTTTAAATCAAGGCAATCATTTACATGTaagagagcagcacagaaaaaacaTCTAAGAGCACTTGCAATTCAATTACTATTTTCCAACTATCTTGAAGCTTACAGCCATCAGCTTTTCTAAAGGCTCGTTTTTCCCCTGGCTTCTGTAACATAACTAGTGCTGCAACACTCAAATTCATCACCACCTCTGACTCACAGAGCAGGCTGCCTCCATGCTGTAAAATTAATCCTGCAATTCTAATACATAATTGATCTCTTGGCTGACAAAAATAATGGAGCATTtccccacagcacacagaactgcagtaaGAAGAGCACATGCCTCCATTACTGTCATCATCCATAAGGCTGAGAAGCACTGACAGGGGCTCCCTCAAGACCAGCTGGTTTGCAGTGATAGAGACAAGAACAGCATTGCACCATCACTACGTCTCAGCTCATTGCAGCAgattctgcatttttaatgtatttcaaaagGCACTTTTCTCTTTGCATATTCCACATGAACTggaataatgaaaataatcaaagcccagcataaaaatgcagttgaagcttttccatttagaaacatagaatcacctGGCCACCTACACCACCATCCAGCCGGATGAATTCACTTCTGTAGTTTAGGATTCAAGCTACAACCACAAATCAAGCATCAGCTTTACAGAAATTTGAGAATTAAAGGCACATTTGCAActaaaattgcattttcaagCTACTGAAACCTGACAATGGCCATTTTCCATGAACACATTTTCCTGCTTCATATTTCAAGATTAACTGCATTGCTTTGCTGTGAGTGCAGGCTGCCTTCTGAATAAAACAAGTTCAGTTTCTGAGATGCACTTAATCATGCCAATGAAAAGATACGAAAGAATATCTAAAGCGAAGTTGTTCCCACCCAATCCCCAACTTCAATGATAAACCACTTTTACCTTATGATTCAAGATCTCATTCATCCTTCTAGTAGCCTCTGTGGTATGAGATTCAGGAAAGTACTTCTTGGGAACAACACCAtacttttctaaaagaaattaaGCTGAAGGTTAACAGTCATTGCTGGAATGGGATGGCTGAGTGCCTCAATTCATTCCATCTGACACTGAGCTCTTCCAGACTAGTTGGTGCTTCTTAAGAAGCTCTTTTTCACTAGAAAAAAGTTGACATGAAAATTAAATTGCTGAAAAATCTTCCAGAAAAACTGAACTCATGAATCATTCCATGTACTTGATCTGTGTTTAAGTAACTGATTTATTTCCCaatctccttttttcccctctgaacgTTGATTGCATCAGCAATAACCACTTCCTACATCACAGTACCAAAGACCACACCACTCAAGGCTCTGAATataacagcagcagccagaagtTCTCTTTGCCATGTTTAAGTGTTTGTAACAGTGAAAAAAGTAACCCCCAGGCTTCAAAGAAACAAGTTTCTTTTGTGATTCTAAACTTACATTATTGGTTCATTACTTTACAGAGGCACTCAATTGCATCATCatacaaatgaaagcaaatgctAGTCTAATTCAGACACCACATCCACTTAATCAGTGCTAAGGATGATGCTCCCTAAATTGCATCTTTGTAAGACCAGCACTACCACATTCCATACAATTTCCCTCTCACCAATCTTTACATCGCCTTTCttcaggctgcagctcagagcagctttgCTTCTGCACTGAAGACACACCCTGGCCTAACAAAGACTCTTCTTTACCTTGTGCATCAGGACTGCATACATGGATACAAAGGCAACAACGTTGAGCTGGGACAGAAGAGGACTGGAACTTACTACTGAATTGACATTCTGGGGTATCTAATTACTCCTCCTGATTTTGAGCttctaacagcagcagcaatacacaaaaataaagatcCTAGAAAAGATTTAAGCCTAAAACTTAGAAGATAAAATAAGATCCTTGATTGAAAAAGGCAGTCATTAAGTGTCGTGCTTTTTAACAAGCTTCCAGGTCTCACGCTCAATTTCTAATTACTGTAGATTGTCAATAAGAAATCTTCAATCCGTCAATCATCAAGTCATACTACAAGTTCTTCCTGTTTAGATGGCCTCTATTTGAAGTTTTCTATAGTGCCAGCTACTATATGACCTAAGAGATCCTACGCTGTAATATCAAGTATGGTATCAAACACTGCAGAATTGATCCAAAATCGCTTTCTTTCACTCATCTCTCAAATCAGTGTAGAAATGAGGGAAGCGCTCCCAGCAGCCATTTCCCTTACCTACAATGTTAACCAGCATATCCCACTGGCCTCCATCGTTTGTGGGGTTTAAGAGCAGGTATTGCACCAGCCTTCCATCTATGGGCTCCTTTTTCTGAGCTGTTTCCACAAAGGCATTTAGAAAGTAGTAACAACGTTCAACCTATAATGAACAGACAGGACAAATCTCAGTGTGATGTACACATGAACTCGTTCCTATGTACTCCAGTTCTTTGGTAGTCCTAACTAGATTAAACTATCTGCCCATCCACTAACGTGCTTATTTCCCCTGTACTATTCCAGGGCTTAACCAAAGCTTTATTTCTGGTACAGACAATGTATTTACAAGTGAGTTAGTACAGAGCTCGAGGGCGGGGGAAACAGGAAATGTGAAACAGAAGTTATATAATGGAGCCTGGCACAAACAAGTGCTAGGTTTTCTCAATTTCccttcaggaaaaagaagcaaacagctcCCAAATCAGTAGGTTGCAAGCACTCCTGAAAGAGCTTCACAGAGCACCAATTACAGTCAGGCTTCCCGCTGGGCCTACCACAAATAACTTCTGAAATACTCAGAACACTTGAAAGACTTTTACCACTCCAAAGCATTAACATCTTGATGACTTCCTTCTCAAGCTGAAAAATCTCCCTTTGCCCAATCTTAACTATTTAGAATCTTCTGGTGGTTCTTCTCATGCTCATTTTCCATCTGGATTGTTCAGAAAGCCGAActtaagagaaaaatctgtCCTAATAGTAAGATTGAGTTGTGTAAGTTTTCCTAGCACAGTCTGTGGCCTGTAATACTGTACCTTGTCCCAGAAAAAGAGATACGACTGGCTGAATTCAAACTCTTCAATGTTGTACTTCTTCATGAAGGGAAGACGCATTGCATTGAGGCAGGAAAAGATCCAGCATCTCCCTGAGGTCAAAGACACAAGGATTAAACTGCAGTGCTTGCACTCAGAGCTACATAAGGGCTTTGAACAAGAATTCTGTGTTCCATCTTAAGCTTTTGGATCAGTGTCCTGCCCAGCACTGTAGGTTACTGAATAACCAGTGAGTTCACGAGTCCAGGATGGACCTTatgattttagtggtcttttccaaccgtaatgattctgtgcttttatgAACCACACATACAGGTCTCTCAACTATTTCCAGCTCACTctatacagaaggaaaagcagttcaGAAAGCAGATGCCACCCCTGAAGGATGCTGCAGGGATTCCTTGTCACACGGAACTCTGAGCAGCTGTTCTCTGAACTCAGTGCCACCAGAAGCCCTCCTGTGCACTGCAATCAGCTCATCCTGCCAGGTACATCCCTGAACAAAGCTCCCATTGCTCTGACACCCCAGAAGGGCTCCAGCAGAGGCTCCTACACCTGCAGGGAGGTAACTGCCCACCCCGGGTACCCCAAAGCCCCCCCCCACTTACCAGAGTTCTTCTGGTTGGTGACGGGTTTGCCCTCGGCAGGCACAGCGTGCTGGAAGAcctggatggtgtcctgcacCACCTGCCGCTGCAGACACACCTCCAGCGGGTCATTGCAGGTCGCCACGTTCTGGGCCAGCAGGAACTGCGGCTCGGCCCGCAGCCGCCGGGTAAAGGCCGCGGCCTTTTCGGTGCTGAGCCCTGCGGCGGGGGAAGAGAACATAAAGCAGCGTAAGCGGGATCCCCTACCGGGATGCGGGGGGGCTCCGGGCCCATAACCCCAAACGGGCTGAAAACAACCCCCTCACCCCCCGAGCCCAGTACTGGGGGAAAGCCCACCTCCCATAGATAAGGCCCCCCATAGATACCCCCCCATGCGTATGCCCGCCCCTCACCGTGGGCGTTCATGGTGCCGGAAAGCGGAGCGCCACAAAACAGCCGAACGCCGCGCGCCCCGCCGGAAGCGGCTCTTATAGCCCCGGCACCGGAAGCAGGAAGTGGGGCCCGATCCGCTCCGCTCTGAGGGTGGCGGTGGTGGTGGGAGGGGGACGGCGGGCGGAAAGGGACAAAGCGCGTCGGATCGCGCGAGACAACGCCGCGAGGCTCCGCCCCCTTTCCGCACCGCGCCCATATTGCTCCAGAACGTTCCGTGCTGAGGGCTCAGAGCCCATCGCGACGCCCCGCATTGAGAGCAGGCCAGATTAACGTACAGCAAAGGGGTGTTTATTGGTAGGTGCAGCCTTGAGGCGTGACGGGGTGCTGAGAGGAACCCGAGGGGCGGTCGGTGAGAAGCAAGCCGGCTGGGCGgcctcccttcccccccaccaccaccacagcgCCGTTCCCCACACGACGCCATTGCGCTCAGGGCTGCCCCTGTGGGagaggtgctggggctgctccatAGCCGCGTTCTGAGCAGTGAGTGACAATCAGCAGTTGTGAAACGACGCTTGTGTTTTCTAAGATCCTCGTGAAGCTTGTGGCTGGGGTTGTGCTTCGGTGCCTGATCTCATCTCACACAGGTGTGCCACCACTTCACGTGGTGTTTCCTGGGTGCGCAAAGTTTCTCCTGTGCCATCTTTACCTGCAGCAAAAAGGGGTAAAAATAACCATTCTATGGGGAGAAAGAAAGCCAACAGCTGTATTGGCTTCACTGGGGCTGCattcagctcccagcagctggggATGCACAGCGTGTTCTCCCTGTGAGCAGGGTGAAGGCAGCcatcctgagctgcagcacGGCAGGTCGGTGTGTGGGTGCTCTCGTGTTCATTCAGAGCTTAAAGAAGGGGTTTCATTCAGGTGTTTACAGGCATTAAGCTGGCTGTGCGCTCAGATACTTACAGGGCTGTTTCACTTGGTTTTttgaagcactgaaaagaaagggagagccctgttacattttgcatttttctgccCATAGAGGTATTATTACTGAAGTCTTCTATGCATGTAATTCACTCCCCTTCAAATACCTGCTATTTGGCTTATCTGCTAGTAATTCACAAGGAGATGATAGTACTCAATAACTCTctaactgaaaaacagcactaCAGAGCAGCATAGTAAaggtggaaaacaaaaggacatTGAAGCATTACGTTTCACTTAATGGGTTTTTCCAtaccttaaatattttttctttctgagccaCGATTCCGAAAAGCAGAGTGATTGCAACCaccacaacagcagcaataatgGCCTCCTTGGGGAAAACGGGTTTTTTATCTGTGAAGAGGAAGATCTATCAGTGCAGTCACATAGTAAAGGCATTTCACAGAGCTGGAGAGAAACGAGTTTCTGTTTTGGTGAGTGGAAGAAGGAACTGAAACGCTGGTTCCTGAAGCAGATCCCCCCTGCGTGCTGTGGTGGTCTGGGTGTCCAGCTGTGCCACCCATAGCCCTGCTTTCAGGACACCCATAGGAGTGCTGGGCAGTGGGTGCCTGAGTCTGATGGCTCACTGAGACGTGGGCActcagcccagctccctgcagcctgtAGAGGAACTATCATTTGTGGAGGACAGCCCAGCACCCTTGCCTTAAGCAGCTTTTTTAGCATGGTAGAAAAATGTGGTTAGAATAAGAAGCTTCAAGTGAGACCTAAGGTGCTTTAAAGCACACTTGGATGTGCCCTGTCATCATGGGAAGTGAGAAAGCGGGATGAGTCCGCTTCAGGTCACGCTTGCCAAATGCTTTTGAATAACAGGTAAAGCAGGAAGGGCCTTCTCTGGTGCTGTGCAGGCAGACACAGGTGCACAGAGAACTCCTTGCTGCTCTCAGTTG
This window harbors:
- the BLMH gene encoding bleomycin hydrolase, which codes for MNAHGLSTEKAAAFTRRLRAEPQFLLAQNVATCNDPLEVCLQRQVVQDTIQVFQHAVPAEGKPVTNQKNSGRCWIFSCLNAMRLPFMKKYNIEEFEFSQSYLFFWDKVERCYYFLNAFVETAQKKEPIDGRLVQYLLLNPTNDGGQWDMLVNIVEKYGVVPKKYFPESHTTEATRRMNEILNHKMREYCLRLRNMVATGTNKEELCAAMDTMIEEVFRIVSTCLGNPPETFCWEFRDKEKNYHKFGPMTPVQFYNEHVKPCFNMEDKVCLVNDPRPQNPYGQLYTVEYLGNMAGGRKTLYNNQPIDVLKKLAATSIKDGEAVWFGCDVAKHFYGKLGINDLNIYNHELVFGVSVKNMNKAERLIFGDSLMTHAMVLTAVSEKDGQEDCFEKWRVENSWGEDRGNKGYLIMTDDWFSEYVYEVVVDKKYVPEDVLAVMELEPIVLPAWDPMGALAK